One window of Paenibacillus sp. FSL K6-3182 genomic DNA carries:
- a CDS encoding aminotransferase class V-fold PLP-dependent enzyme produces the protein MSNHNQSLIYLDHAATSWPKPPAVTEAVVNAMLNDAANPGRGSHAMAVRASRILFETRKQLAKLFNIKNPNDIAFTSNTTMSLNMAIKGWLKPGDHVIATSVEHNSVRRPLYYLEQTIGIEVTYVESDERGNINIDDVASAIRSNTTLAIVNHSSNLLGTIMPVADIAELTRKHGIKLLVDAAQSAGILPIDVRTMGIHMLAFPGHKGLLGPQGTGGLYIDPELDLVPLLHGGTGSQSEAVEQPQVRPDRYEAGTQNTPGLAGLKTGVQYVLNETVHNIHTKEWMLTQRLMQGLEPVKGVKILGPELGKQRTGIVAFNLEGVDPSELSFILDQHYQIAVRAGFHCTPLAHACAGTLETGAIRASVGVFTTNEEIDALTGAIREIAQQYGV, from the coding sequence GTGAGCAATCATAATCAATCACTCATTTATTTGGATCATGCGGCAACCTCTTGGCCTAAGCCGCCTGCAGTAACAGAAGCAGTCGTTAATGCTATGTTAAATGACGCTGCTAATCCGGGAAGAGGCAGTCATGCTATGGCTGTGCGAGCAAGTCGAATATTATTTGAAACGCGCAAACAATTGGCTAAACTGTTTAACATAAAAAACCCGAATGACATAGCATTCACCTCTAACACGACGATGTCATTAAACATGGCGATTAAAGGTTGGTTGAAGCCTGGTGATCATGTTATCGCAACTTCAGTAGAACATAATTCAGTAAGAAGACCATTATATTATCTGGAACAGACAATCGGTATTGAAGTGACATATGTAGAATCGGATGAACGTGGAAATATTAACATAGATGATGTTGCCTCAGCTATTCGTTCTAACACAACACTTGCTATTGTTAATCATAGTTCCAACCTGTTAGGAACAATTATGCCTGTAGCGGATATAGCTGAACTAACAAGAAAGCATGGAATAAAATTGTTAGTTGATGCCGCGCAAAGTGCAGGTATTTTACCTATAGATGTAAGAACAATGGGCATTCATATGCTGGCTTTCCCGGGACACAAAGGGTTGCTCGGCCCACAAGGCACAGGAGGGCTGTACATCGATCCTGAGCTTGATTTGGTGCCTTTACTGCATGGCGGGACAGGAAGCCAATCTGAGGCAGTAGAGCAGCCTCAAGTGAGGCCAGATCGTTATGAGGCGGGAACACAAAATACACCGGGTTTGGCAGGGCTCAAAACCGGTGTACAGTATGTTCTGAATGAGACGGTGCACAATATCCATACTAAGGAATGGATGCTTACTCAGAGATTAATGCAAGGCCTTGAACCAGTAAAGGGAGTCAAAATACTGGGACCAGAGCTTGGCAAACAGAGAACTGGAATTGTAGCTTTTAATCTAGAGGGCGTTGATCCTTCTGAATTATCATTCATATTGGATCAGCATTACCAAATTGCTGTGCGAGCTGGATTTCATTGCACTCCACTCGCACATGCATGTGCAGGAACATTGGAAACAGGAGCTATACGAGCAAGTGTCGGTGTATTTACAACGAATGAAGAAATTGATGCGTTAACAGGTGCAATCAGAGAGATTGCACAGCAATATGGCGTTTAG
- the rsmG gene encoding 16S rRNA (guanine(527)-N(7))-methyltransferase RsmG has protein sequence MEESGIPLSPVQLEQFETYYRLLVEWNEKMNLTGITERDAVYEKHFYDSVSLSFYTKMDSVRKLADIGSGAGFPSIPLKICFPHLQIMIVDSLNKRIQFLTHLTEQLGLDQVLCLHGRAEDIAQLPDHRDKYDLVTARAVARLNVLNEFCLPFVKKGGLFAAMKGSQSDEEVREAALSLRELKGKIKSQHQLSLPNEQSERHIILIEKLDATPRKYPRKAGTPLKQPLV, from the coding sequence ATGGAGGAGAGCGGTATTCCGCTTTCTCCCGTTCAGCTTGAACAGTTCGAAACTTATTATCGCCTGCTCGTTGAGTGGAATGAGAAAATGAATTTGACCGGCATTACCGAACGTGATGCTGTATACGAGAAACATTTTTATGATTCCGTATCGCTTTCTTTTTATACGAAGATGGACAGTGTTCGCAAGCTTGCTGATATAGGTTCCGGAGCGGGTTTTCCTAGTATTCCTTTGAAAATTTGTTTTCCTCATTTGCAAATCATGATTGTTGATTCTTTGAATAAAAGAATACAATTCCTAACGCATCTGACAGAGCAGCTTGGTTTAGATCAGGTTTTATGTTTGCATGGCCGGGCTGAAGATATTGCACAATTGCCAGACCACCGTGACAAGTATGATTTAGTAACGGCAAGGGCAGTTGCGAGATTAAATGTATTAAATGAATTTTGTTTGCCCTTCGTAAAAAAAGGTGGATTGTTTGCTGCAATGAAAGGCTCGCAATCGGATGAAGAAGTTCGGGAGGCAGCTTTAAGCCTAAGAGAACTCAAAGGAAAAATTAAATCACAGCATCAGTTATCGCTTCCAAACGAACAATCAGAGCGACATATTATTTTAATAGAGAAGCTAGATGCTACTCCGCGTAAATACCCTAGAAAAGCAGGCACTCCACTAAAACAGCCACTTGTGTAG
- the yyaC gene encoding spore protease YyaC, translating to MKLSFIKETPLKVPYTTANVIGMLVNRLTAMLEEMAAARPIVVVCVGTDRSTGDSLGPLIGTSLSKYRSPHFSLFGTLENPVHAMNLDDTLIEINRRFHKPFVIGIDACLGQVSSVGSIQVGVGPVRPGAGVNKDLPPVGDIHITGIVNVGGFMEYFVLQNTRLHLVMKMADIISLSLFTAIANNAHITTSVLEQTAASDNI from the coding sequence ATGAAGCTTTCATTTATTAAAGAGACGCCTTTGAAGGTACCCTACACCACCGCAAACGTAATTGGCATGCTAGTAAATCGACTTACAGCCATGCTTGAAGAAATGGCTGCTGCACGCCCCATCGTAGTTGTCTGCGTAGGCACGGACCGTTCAACAGGAGACTCTTTAGGACCGCTGATTGGAACCTCACTATCAAAATACCGCAGCCCTCATTTTTCACTATTTGGCACGCTTGAAAATCCGGTTCATGCTATGAATTTAGATGATACCCTTATCGAGATCAATCGGCGGTTCCACAAACCATTTGTGATTGGCATTGATGCCTGCCTTGGTCAAGTATCCAGCGTAGGCAGCATTCAAGTTGGTGTAGGCCCTGTGCGTCCTGGTGCTGGCGTCAACAAGGACCTTCCTCCTGTTGGCGACATTCATATTACTGGTATCGTTAATGTAGGCGGATTTATGGAGTATTTTGTGCTGCAAAACACTCGTCTGCATCTCGTTATGAAAATGGCCGACATTATTTCGCTCAGTTTATTTACTGCTATTGCGAACAATGCGCATATCACAACCAGCGTTCTTGAACAAACTGCAGCTTCGGATAATATTTAA
- the noc gene encoding nucleoid occlusion protein, with protein MKEQFSRLFGLSEQRIPQEEVRQIPIQEIDASPFQPRTIFDDDRIEELCQTIKTHGVIQPIVVRMRNGRYEIIAGERRWRAVTKLGYDTIPGIVREFNDSQTASIALIENLQREGLSAIEEAIAYQKLIELHQLTQESLAQRLGKSQSTIANKLRLLMLNDTIKMALMERKITERHARALLSLDNEELQLKVLDEIITKDLNVKQTEVRIAFLKESTKLKKAKRISFTKDVRLALNTIRQSIEMVSGSGLQIKTNEKDHEDHYEITIQIPKR; from the coding sequence ATGAAAGAACAATTTTCTCGATTGTTCGGCCTGTCCGAGCAGCGCATACCGCAAGAAGAAGTTCGGCAAATACCGATTCAAGAAATCGACGCAAGCCCATTTCAGCCGCGGACGATTTTTGATGATGACCGAATTGAAGAATTATGTCAAACGATAAAAACGCATGGTGTTATTCAGCCTATCGTTGTTCGTATGCGTAATGGAAGATATGAAATCATAGCAGGGGAACGTCGCTGGCGTGCTGTTACTAAGCTTGGTTACGATACGATCCCTGGTATTGTTCGTGAATTCAACGATTCACAAACAGCTTCCATTGCTTTAATTGAGAATCTTCAAAGAGAAGGTTTATCGGCAATTGAGGAAGCGATAGCCTATCAAAAATTAATCGAGCTTCATCAATTAACACAGGAAAGCTTGGCTCAGCGTCTAGGGAAAAGTCAATCGACGATTGCCAATAAATTAAGATTGTTAATGTTGAATGATACGATTAAGATGGCTTTAATGGAACGGAAAATTACGGAACGACATGCAAGGGCTTTGTTGTCGCTCGATAATGAAGAATTACAGCTTAAAGTATTAGATGAAATTATAACTAAAGATTTGAATGTTAAGCAGACTGAGGTTAGAATCGCTTTCCTAAAAGAGTCAACCAAACTCAAGAAAGCGAAACGTATTTCTTTTACTAAGGACGTACGTCTGGCCCTTAATACAATCAGACAATCCATTGAAATGGTTTCTGGTTCTGGATTGCAAATTAAGACGAATGAAAAGGATCATGAAGATCATTATGAAATAACGATCCAGATCCCTAAAAGATAA
- a CDS encoding ParB/RepB/Spo0J family partition protein produces the protein MSKRLGRGLDALIPSLSVNDDDKVIEITLSQLRPNPYQPRKTFDEDSIKELAESIKQHGIIQPIIVRTVLKGYEIIAGERRFRASQYCGNATIPAVVRSFTDQQVMEIALIENLQREDLNAIEVAIAYQALIDKFKLTQEELSMKVGKSRSHIANFVRLLSLPTEIKDNVSRGTISMGHARALVGIKDDKVQKELADLTVSQEWSVRELEEAIQKLDSKQPEDTAKPSQKKRDPYIDHLEESLRERFKTTVKIKQQKDKGKIELQYYSKQDLERLLELLQYMA, from the coding sequence ATGAGCAAGCGGCTAGGTAGAGGGCTGGATGCGCTTATCCCATCGCTTTCTGTGAATGACGATGATAAAGTGATTGAAATTACCTTATCCCAACTAAGGCCAAATCCGTATCAACCTAGGAAAACATTTGATGAGGATTCGATTAAAGAATTAGCAGAATCCATTAAGCAGCATGGCATCATTCAACCTATTATTGTTCGTACTGTATTGAAGGGTTACGAAATTATAGCAGGTGAGAGACGCTTCCGCGCTTCGCAATATTGTGGAAATGCAACAATACCTGCTGTTGTAAGATCGTTTACTGATCAACAGGTTATGGAGATTGCTTTAATAGAGAACCTACAGCGCGAGGATTTGAATGCAATTGAAGTTGCAATTGCTTATCAGGCGCTTATCGATAAGTTCAAGCTTACGCAAGAAGAGTTGTCCATGAAGGTCGGAAAGTCACGTTCTCATATTGCCAACTTCGTTCGGTTGCTTTCGTTGCCAACTGAAATAAAAGATAATGTTTCACGTGGAACAATTTCTATGGGTCACGCAAGAGCGTTGGTCGGCATTAAAGATGATAAGGTGCAAAAGGAATTAGCAGATCTTACCGTTTCTCAAGAGTGGAGTGTCCGCGAGCTTGAAGAGGCGATTCAGAAGCTTGATTCAAAACAGCCGGAAGATACAGCCAAGCCGAGTCAGAAAAAACGTGATCCATATATTGATCATTTAGAGGAGTCGCTTCGTGAACGATTTAAAACGACAGTGAAAATTAAACAGCAAAAAGATAAAGGTAAAATTGAGCTACAATACTATAGTAAACAGGATTTGGAACGTTTGCTAGAATTGCTTCAATACATGGCATAG
- a CDS encoding DUF4446 family protein yields the protein MEDWTSNPMNAVTVGIALFAIVLFIWIAVLGGRLKKLRKQYTAVMGNTGVTNMEDVIVELKQGLAEQQQANTELKAQLIEMQSTVTKQKGKVGVIRYNAFAEQGSDLSFSIAIINDEKDGAVFSGIHSRENTYVYAKPLEKGQSVYPLTPEEHKAILEAK from the coding sequence ATGGAAGATTGGACATCAAATCCGATGAATGCAGTTACGGTGGGCATTGCGTTATTTGCCATCGTATTATTCATTTGGATAGCGGTTTTAGGCGGACGGCTGAAAAAGCTAAGAAAGCAATATACAGCGGTAATGGGGAATACAGGTGTGACGAATATGGAAGATGTCATTGTTGAATTGAAGCAAGGCCTTGCCGAGCAGCAGCAAGCGAATACGGAGCTGAAGGCGCAGCTAATTGAGATGCAATCTACTGTAACAAAGCAAAAAGGAAAAGTAGGCGTCATTCGTTATAATGCTTTTGCTGAACAGGGCAGTGATCTCAGCTTTTCAATCGCAATTATCAATGATGAGAAAGATGGAGCCGTATTCTCAGGTATTCATAGCAGGGAGAATACTTATGTCTATGCAAAACCTCTTGAAAAAGGCCAATCAGTATACCCTTTAACCCCTGAAGAGCATAAAGCTATTTTGGAAGCAAAATAG
- a CDS encoding AAA family ATPase, translating into MSKIIAIANQKGGVGKTTTSVNLAACLASLGKKVLLVDIDPQGNTTSGLGINKGDVTNCIYDVLINEVHPKDAMFETAVPGLKIIPATIQLAGAEIELVPTISRELRLKKSLHMVKDDFDYVLIDCPPSLGILTINSLTAADSVLIPIQCEYYALEGLSQLLNTVRLVQKHLNTSLQIEGVLLTMLDARTNLGIQVIEEVKKYFQQKVYQTIIPRNVRLSEAPSHGQAIITYDPRSKGAEVYLELAKEVIMYEQAAR; encoded by the coding sequence TTGTCGAAGATAATTGCAATAGCCAACCAGAAGGGCGGTGTCGGAAAAACGACAACGTCTGTCAATTTAGCTGCCTGTCTTGCATCACTTGGTAAAAAAGTGCTGCTAGTTGATATTGATCCACAAGGGAATACAACAAGTGGTCTCGGTATTAACAAAGGGGACGTAACGAATTGTATTTACGATGTGCTTATTAATGAAGTCCATCCAAAGGATGCAATGTTCGAGACGGCTGTTCCAGGTCTGAAGATCATTCCAGCAACGATTCAATTGGCTGGTGCCGAAATCGAATTAGTGCCGACGATATCAAGAGAGCTGCGTTTGAAAAAGTCTTTGCATATGGTTAAGGATGATTTCGATTATGTCCTTATTGATTGTCCTCCGTCACTTGGGATATTAACGATAAATTCGTTAACCGCAGCTGACTCTGTTCTTATTCCTATTCAGTGCGAATATTATGCTCTTGAAGGTTTGAGTCAATTGCTTAATACGGTTCGACTCGTTCAAAAGCATTTAAATACATCGCTTCAAATTGAGGGTGTTCTTCTGACCATGCTTGATGCGAGAACGAATTTGGGAATTCAAGTTATTGAAGAAGTGAAAAAGTATTTCCAGCAAAAAGTGTACCAAACGATTATTCCACGTAATGTACGTTTAAGTGAAGCGCCATCACATGGACAAGCTATTATCACATACGACCCGCGTTCTAAAGGTGCAGAAGTTTATCTTGAACTCGCAAAGGAAGTGATTATGTATGAGCAAGCGGCTAGGTAG
- the mnmG gene encoding tRNA uridine-5-carboxymethylaminomethyl(34) synthesis enzyme MnmG → MRYIAGEYDVIVIGAGHAGCEAALAAARMGCETLLLTINLDMVAFMPCNPSIGGPAKGHVVREIDALGGEMGRNIDKTFIQMRMLNTGKGPAVHALRAQADKFDYQHLMKKTIEETPHLTLRQGMAEELIVEDGKCLGIVTKTGAEYRAKTTVVTTGTYLRGKIIMGELMYESGPNNQQPSVRLSASLKEHGLELVRFKTGTPPRVHKDTIDFSKTEIQPGDDKPKFFSHETESSTNEQLPCWLTYTSEATHKIINDNLHRAPMFSGAIEGTGPRYCPSIEDKIVRFADKPKHQIFLEPEGKNTSEYYVQGLSTSMPEDVQLGILRSIPGLEKVEMMRNGYAIEYDAVVPTQLWPSLETKVIDGLFTAGQINGTSGYEEAAGQGVMAGINAARKVQGKEPIIIGRADGYIGVMIDDLVTKGTNDPYRLLTSRAEYRLLLRHDNADYRLTPTGYEIGLISEERYNKFLRKKELVEIDIERLRGTKVKPDQANEMLIAAGTAPMEHGTDALSLLRRPEVTYAMLETVVPSVPEMTEEMKEQVEIQIKYAGYIEKQLVQVARLNKMEKKRIPDDIDYSDVRSLASEAKQKLSVIRPLSIGQASRIAGVTPADISILLVYLEHYNRVTAARGS, encoded by the coding sequence TTGCGGCTGCACGTATGGGCTGCGAAACGCTGCTGCTTACAATAAATCTAGACATGGTTGCTTTTATGCCATGTAATCCATCTATCGGCGGACCTGCAAAAGGCCATGTGGTGCGCGAAATTGATGCGCTCGGCGGTGAGATGGGACGTAATATCGATAAAACGTTCATTCAAATGAGGATGCTTAATACAGGTAAAGGTCCAGCGGTGCACGCACTGCGTGCGCAAGCTGACAAGTTTGATTATCAGCATTTAATGAAAAAGACAATTGAAGAAACACCTCATTTGACTCTGAGACAAGGTATGGCTGAAGAGCTTATTGTTGAGGATGGAAAATGCTTAGGAATCGTTACAAAAACAGGCGCTGAGTATCGTGCAAAGACTACTGTTGTTACAACGGGCACCTATTTGCGCGGCAAAATAATTATGGGCGAGCTGATGTATGAGAGCGGACCAAATAATCAACAGCCGTCAGTCAGACTTTCGGCAAGCTTGAAGGAGCATGGTTTGGAGCTTGTACGTTTCAAGACAGGTACGCCTCCGCGTGTTCACAAAGATACGATTGATTTTTCGAAAACAGAAATTCAACCTGGCGACGATAAACCGAAGTTTTTCTCGCATGAGACGGAATCTTCAACAAACGAGCAATTGCCTTGCTGGTTAACATATACATCTGAAGCGACGCACAAAATTATCAATGACAATCTTCATCGTGCGCCAATGTTCTCAGGTGCGATTGAGGGAACGGGTCCAAGATATTGTCCTTCTATTGAAGATAAAATCGTCCGTTTTGCTGATAAGCCAAAACACCAAATCTTCTTAGAGCCAGAAGGTAAAAATACCTCTGAGTATTATGTACAAGGTCTCTCCACAAGTATGCCGGAAGATGTACAGCTTGGTATTTTACGTTCTATACCAGGTTTGGAAAAAGTTGAGATGATGCGTAACGGTTATGCGATCGAATATGATGCGGTAGTTCCTACACAGCTGTGGCCATCTTTGGAGACAAAGGTGATTGATGGTTTATTCACAGCTGGACAAATAAACGGAACTTCTGGTTATGAGGAAGCTGCGGGACAAGGCGTTATGGCTGGCATTAATGCTGCACGCAAGGTACAAGGGAAAGAACCAATTATTATTGGTCGTGCAGATGGCTATATCGGTGTAATGATCGACGATCTTGTTACGAAGGGGACGAACGATCCTTATCGTTTGCTCACTTCAAGAGCGGAATATCGATTGCTGCTTCGCCATGACAATGCAGATTATCGTCTAACGCCAACTGGCTACGAAATCGGTCTTATTTCGGAAGAACGTTACAATAAATTTTTGCGTAAAAAAGAATTGGTTGAAATTGATATTGAACGTCTACGCGGGACCAAAGTAAAACCTGATCAAGCAAATGAAATGCTGATAGCAGCGGGTACAGCTCCCATGGAGCATGGTACTGATGCGTTATCGTTGCTTCGTCGACCGGAAGTTACTTATGCGATGCTAGAAACGGTTGTACCTTCCGTTCCAGAAATGACAGAGGAAATGAAGGAACAGGTTGAAATTCAAATTAAATATGCAGGTTATATTGAGAAACAGCTTGTACAAGTAGCACGTTTGAACAAAATGGAGAAAAAACGTATTCCTGATGACATTGATTATAGTGATGTTCGCAGCTTAGCATCTGAAGCGAAGCAAAAGCTTTCTGTTATCAGACCGCTATCTATTGGTCAAGCTTCAAGGATTGCCGGCGTTACACCAGCTGATATTTCCATACTGCTTGTTTACTTGGAACATTACAACCGTGTTACTGCAGCGAGAGGATCATAA